Proteins encoded within one genomic window of Thunnus albacares chromosome 13, fThuAlb1.1, whole genome shotgun sequence:
- the amer1 gene encoding APC membrane recruitment protein 1 has translation MASRKVDELPNDMKDLATVSPGHPSRCGPDDITEELHSDTMNTTVKSQKSGKFRRTALTFFGVRKSICILPSFFGGRSKNLNKWSSKKGMCKSRTHDGLSKVSHDDNLRSGYTSAGDFEYHSQRDSAGELHSSCHNECSHPAADQKSLTLTRQKRGFRSLFNSFKHHRSHRNVGSDKTEMIAMSSSHCKKEVPVVQDNTNQFVTECLGSEPDVPDFENVICDISIGPECIDADAMALEKSVEQESPKSELDDQMCDDQMEEMNLMAIVSSEYKESSRGHSEPCLKLEMMPEPVLKSEAPAGSSDQLNLIFGEVASLKSFDSLTGCGDIIADQEDDSITESTVSGERSRNGGKRASCYLTYQGGGEEMASPEDLDEECLQEFWGNNTSEEICCTCNQDHTDMTTDLTSSHNMDLLNSNSAQQASGMDTSIADVLTPQSEHQESVPNSDEGYYDSTTPGPDEGQEKSDRLRTDRLPRDSYSGDALYELFAPDESLISPHYENKSKLPTSKQSEYVSEPEDVTDSAFAPEINRLQISTELYQVHDFLEMPSTCGKSSELARNTVGLQEIGLKKNCNLNSKPQASVNKNNIEPDVFDEKGDMLASSEKITKSINADCEKRHSSISFGSTSNPDFEAFCEPKEQHLEENKPVALPYKNINSQSPDCNNDLDDGQAVCFSQALVDYTKHSQMLSNLHNSVDGLETNSAFTPNMQALPTIVTFDVVDMHNEGEYDEQIHMELEEDISSPYQEFEESYLQKDAFAECDYQMLDLYEQNLISNTWAIASLPRHLGLTRVSQSMPNPLSLDRRSRSLDTESLELKMPDAYRENRAAIVSCPQTEKDSERDSSPYYKKNVLMSASEVRDSSSIMALSWQKRSEMALSLPLTDGEITEKVQSLSQTQVKHKIFSNSSSCDFPSSKSQRLCSNALDRVSCDLISQNTELYNRQCHLPLQSDSCLPHSTFVYSEMMGEVSNDAGEEMFCKAATDLQSYNQCGKSRQVADREGISHTGSPLNAGVPKDETPRDVMCPVACNKPETAFD, from the coding sequence ATGGCGTCTCGCAAGGTAGATGAGCTTCCAAATGACATGAAAGATTTAGCCACAGTCAGCCCTGGACATCCCTCACGATGTGGCCCTGATGACATAACGGAAGAGCTTCACTCAGATACGATGAACACTACCGTGAAATCTCAGAAATCAGGGAAATTTAGGAGGACTGCGCTGACTTTCTTTGGAGTTCGCAAAAGCATCTGTATCTTACCGAGTTTTTTTGGAGGCAGGAGTAAAAATCTGAACAAGTGGTCTTCCAAGAAAGGAATGTGCAAAAGCAGAACACATGATGGGCTAAGTAAGGTTAGTCATGATGACAATCTGAGAAGTGGGTACACCTCAGCTGGAGATTTTGAGTACCACAGCCAGAGGGACTCGGCTGGAGAGCTCCACAGTAGCTGTCACAATGAATGTAGTCACCCTGCTGCTGACCAGAAATCACTGACCCTCACCCGGCAGAAAAGGGGTTTTAGGAGTCTTTTCAACAGTTTTAAGCATcacagaagccacagaaatgtTGGATCggacaaaactgaaatgattGCAATGTCCTCTTCTCACTGCAAGAAAGAGGTTCCTGTTGTCCAGGATAACACCAACCAGTTTGTCACAGAGTGCCTGGGATCTGAACCTGACGTGCCtgattttgaaaatgttatATGTGATATTTCCATCGGTCCTGAATGTATTGATGCTGATGCGATGGCCTTAGAGAAGAGCGTAGAGCAAGAGAGCCCGAAATCTGAGCTCGATGATCAGATGTGTGATGATCAAATGGAGGAAATGAATTTGATGGCCATAGTTTCCAGTGAATACAAGGAGAGTTCCAGAGGACACAGCGAGCCCTGTCTGAAACTTGAGATGATGCCCGAGCCTGTACTGAAGTCTGAAGCGCCTGCTGGCTCGTCCGATCAGCTCAACCTGATTTTCGGAGAAGTTGCGTCATTAAAGAGCTTTGATTCACTCACTGGCTGCGGGGACATAATTGCAGATCAAGAAGACGACAGCATCACAGAGAGCACGGTTTCTGGAGAAAGGAGTAGGAATGGAGGAAAGAGGGCCTCTTGCTATCTCACTTATCAAGGTGGCGGCGAGGAAATGGCCTCGCCCGAAGATTTGGATGAGGAGTGTCTTCAGGAATTCTGGGGAAATAACACGTCAGAGGAAATTTGCTGCACTTGTAACCAAGACCACACAGATATGACTACTGACCTGACAAGTTCTCACAATATGGACTTACTGAACAGTAACAGTGCACAACAAGCCAGTGGCATGGACACTTCCATTGCTGATGTGTTAACTCCTCAGAGTGAGCATCAAGAGTCAGTTCCAAATAGTGATGAGGGCTACTATGATTCAACTACCCCGGGTCCAGATGAAGGACAAGAAAAATCAGACAGACTAAGGACAGACAGATTGCCCAGGGACAGTTACAGCGGTGATGCCCTCTATGAACTTTTCGCACCAGACGAGAGTCTTATCAGTCCACattatgaaaacaaatcaaagctgcCCACTTCCAAACAGAGCGAATATGTAAGTGAGCCAGAAGATGTGACAGATTCCGCCTTTGCTCCAGAGATTAATCGATTACAAATAAGCACTGAACTGTATCAAGTTCACGACTTTCTAGAGATGCCGAGCACGTGCGGTAAATCCTCAGAGTTGGCACGAAACACGGTGGGTCTGCAGGAAATAGGCTtgaagaaaaactgtaatttgaATTCAAAGCCACAAGCGTCAGTCAACAAGAATAATATTGAACCAGATGTATTTGATGAAAAGGGAGATATGCTCGCTTCctctgaaaaaataacaaaatccaTAAATGCTGACTGTGAGAAAAGGCACAGCAGCATATCATTCGGAAGCACATCCAACCCAGATTTTGAAGCGTTTTGTGAACCCAAAGAGCAGCATCTTGAGGAAAACAAGCCTGTGGCTTTGCCGTACAAAAATATCAATTCTCAGTCTCCAGATTGTAACAATGATTTGGATGATGGACAAGCTGTGTGTTTCTCACAAGCACTTGTGGACTACACAAAACACTCTCAGATGCTGAGTAACTTGCACAACAGTGTGGACGGTTTAGAGACAAACTCTGCTTTCACCCCAAATATGCAGGCCTTACCTACCATAGTCACATTCGATGTAGTGGATATGCATAACGAGGGTGAATACGATGAGCAGATTCACATGGAACTGGAGGAGGACATCTCATCGCCCTATCAGGAATTTGAAGAAAGCTACCTACAAAAAGACGCATTTGCTGAATGTGACTATCAAATGTTAGACCTGTATGAACAGAACCTGATAAGTAATACATGGGCAATTGCTAGTCTCCCACGGCACCTAGGCCTTACAAGAGTCAGCCAGTCCATGCCTAATCCATTGTCTCTAGACAGGAGAAGTAGGTCTCTGGACACAGAAAGCCTTGAATTAAAGATGCCTGACGCGTACAGAGAGAACAGAGCTGCTATCGTTTCTTGTCCTCAAACTGAGAAGGACTCTGAAAGAGATTCCTCACCATATTACAAAAAGAATGTACTCATGTCCGCATCAGAGGTTAGAGACAGTAGCAGCATTATGGCCTTATCATGGCAAAAAAGGTCAGAAATGGCTCTAAGCCTTCCTTTGACAGATGGGGAAATAACTGAAAAAGTCCAGAGTCTCAGTCAAACccaagtaaaacacaaaatattttcaaattcatCCAGCTGTGATTTTCCCAGCAGTAAATCACAACGTCTTTGCTCTAATGCATTGGACAGAGTGTCCTGTGATTTAATTTCACAGAACACAGAGCTTTACAATAGACAGTGTCACCTTCCTTTGCAATCAGACTCTTGTTTACCTCATAGCACCTTTGTTTATTCTGAAATGATGGGGGAGGTATCAAATGATGCCGGCGAGGAGATGTTTTGTAAAGCTGCCACTGATTTGCAATCCTATAATCAGTGTGGTAAAAGCAGACAAGTGGCTGATAGGGAGGGAATATCTCATACTGGAAGTCCTCTGAACGCAGGTGTGCCTAAAGATGAAACGCCCAGGGATGTGATGTGCCCCGTGGCCTGCAACAAACCCGAGACAGCCTTCGATTGA
- the zc3h12b gene encoding probable ribonuclease ZC3H12B, which produces MTAWSMVEKLKMEKRPCREENIDSSEAQHATDESEDGSSSESESEEQQHLKVQVNNNSCKRREPLAATKPHRQLCRSPCLDRPSFSQSSTVQDFREDDTSAGAGIKHASDKEYQTKMEFALKLGYSGEQVETVLNKLGAAALINDVLAELVRLGNKVEPEIQPCSSTATSVSRSPCVKETVSPEVSVEEESVDTYDNLRPIVIDGSNVAMSHGNKEVFSCRGIQLAVEWFLEKGHKDITVFVPAWRKEQSRPDALITDQEILRKLEKEKILVFTPSRRVQGRRVVCYDDRFIVKLAYDSDGIIVSNDNYRDLQNEKPEWKKFIEERLLMYSFVNDKFMPPDDPLGRHGPSLENFLRKRPVVPEHKKQPCPYGKKCTYGHKCKYYHPERVNQPQRSVADELRAFAKLSAVKTMSEGALVKCGTGPATVKGDINSEAKRVAPKRQSDPSIRSVACEPPEALSVVRKSETNSVPSLVSALSVPTMQPAKSHAAGALNTRSASSPVPGSLQFSHSSLEHMSSVQYPPILVTNSHGASVTYSEQFPKYDSVSDHGYYSLHSDFSNMSMSSMHNVDSFCSMEHEHGVYQRNPSHCPESCLSHSNSDSFSSYGDLYPSSVDSSLEESMKGQQQSPAQARMQAFSHGFRHEALTRVQSYGPEEPKQGPRKQSGAHLAPHIQHAAVGARSSCPGDYPLTQNVLPPLSSQPTRSLGMTRMDSVSDSRLYDSNPMRQRRPPLCREQHASWDPLPCGNESYGYHSYPLSNSLMPCCERVMVRSMPDKMEQIWNSPWETPSAAEHQERYVIPDHQYQTYRNLCNIFPAYVVHSVMEKNPHLTDPQQLAAVIVTKLRSCH; this is translated from the exons ATGACGGCATGGTCCATGGTGGAGAAGCTCAAAATGGAAAAACGCCCATGCAGGGAGGAGAACATTGACTCAAGCGAGGCCCAGCATGCCACTGATGAGTCTGAGGATGGAAGCAGCTCGGAAAGCGAATCTGAGGAGCAGCAACACCTGAAGGTTCAGGTGAACAACAACAGCTGTAAGAGGAGGGAGCCTTTGGCTGCCACAAAACCCCACCGCCAGCTCTGTCGCTCTCCATGCCTGGACCGGCCCAGTTTTTCCCAGAGTAGCACCGTGCAAGATTTTCGTGAGGATGACACCAGCGCAGGAGCAGGGATCAAGCATGCCAGTGACAAGGAGTACCAGACGAAGATGGAATTTGCTTTGAAGTTGGGCTATTCGGGAGAGCAGGTGGAGACGGTGCTCAACAAGTTGGGGGCTGCTGCTCTTATTAACGATGTGCTGGCTGAGTTAGTAAGGCTTGGAAACAAAGTAGAGCCTGAAATTCAACCTTGCAGCAGTACGGCCACATCAGTATCACGCTCGCCCTGTGTTAAAGAGACTGTTAGTCCAGAGGTGTCAGTGGAAGAGGAATCTGTAGATACCTATGATAACCTCAGGCCTATCGTCATTGATGGCTCAAATGTGGCAATGAG cCATGGAAACAAAGAGGTGTTCTCTTGCCGTGGTATCCAACTTGCTGTTGAATGGTTCCTAGAGAAAGGACATAAAGACATCACTGTGTTTGTCCCAGCCTGGAGAAAGGAGCAGTCAAGGCCTGACGCCCTCATTACAG ATCAAGAAATATTACGCAAGCTGGAAAAAGAGAAGATCCTGGTTTTCACCCCGTCTCGGAGGGTTCAAGGCAGGAGAGTGGTGTGCTATGATGATCGCTTCATAGTGAAGCTGGCTTATGATTCTGATGGAATTATTGTGTCAAATGACAACTACAGAGACTTGCAAAACGAGAAGCCAGAGTGGAAGAAGTTCATAGAGGAGCGTCTCCTCATGTACTCATTTGTCAATGACAA ATTTATGCCGCCTGATGATCCACTGGGACGACATGGTCCAAGCTTAGAAAATTTCCTTCGCAAGCGTCCTGTTGTTCCAGAGCACAAAAAACAACCTTGCCCCTATG ggaaaaagtgCACATATGGACACAAGTGCAAGTACTACCATCCGGAGCGCGTCAACCAGCCGCAGCGATCAGTGGCTGATGAACTGCGGGCCTTTGCCAAATTGTCTGCGGTGAAGACAATGAGTGAGGGGGCTTTAGTAAAATGCGGTACTGGTCCAGCGACTGTAAAAGGGGACATCAACTCTGAGGCCAAACGCGTGGCACCCAAACGTCAGTCTGACCCCAGTATTCGTTCAGTGGCCTGTGAACCTCCAGAAGCACTGTCCGTTGTTAGGAAGTCTGAGACAAATTCAGTGCCTTCCCTTGTGTCTGCTCTCAGTGTGCCCACCATGCAGCCCGCCAAGAGCCACGCAGCTGGGGCCTTGAACACCCGATCAGCCAGCAGCCCAGTGCCAGGTTCTTTGCAGTTCTCACACAGTTCTCTGGAGCACATGTCTAGTGTACAGTACCCGCCTATTTTGGTGACTAATAGTCATGGCGCCTCTGTTACATACAGTGAACAGTTCCCAAAGTATGACTCAGTTAGCGACCATGGGTATTATTCACTGCACAGTGATTTTTCAAACATGAGCATGAGCAGCATGCATAATGTCGACAGTTTCTGTAGCATGGAGCACGAGCATGGTGTGTATCAGAGAAACCCCAGCCACTGCCCTGAATCCTGCCTCAGCCATTCAAACAGCGACTCATTCTCCTCTTACGGGGACCTGTACCCAAGCTCTGTGGACAGTAGCTTAGAGGAGAGCATGAAGGGGCAGCAGCAGTCTCCCGCACAGGCTAGGATGCAAGCTTTCTCCCATGGGTTTCGTCATGAAGCACTGACTAGGGTACAGAGTTATGGACCAGAGGAGCCCAAGCAGGGCCCCCGTAAGCAGTCTGGAGCTCATCTTGCACCACATATCCAACATGCTGCAGTGGGGGCCAGGTCCAGTTGCCCTGGAGACTATCCCCTCACTCAGAATGTCCTCCCACCTCTGTCCTCACAGCCCACTCGCTCTCTTGGCATGACTCGTATGGACAGCGTATCAGATTCAAGGCTATATGATAGCAACCCAATGAGACAGAGGCGACCTCCACTGTGCCGCGAGCAGCATGCAAGCTGGGACCCTCTGCCTTGCGGTAATGAGTCCTACGGATATCACTCATATCCTCTGAGTAACAGCTTGATGCCGTGTTGCGAGAGGGTGATGGTACGCAGCATGCCAGACAAAATGGAACAAATTTGGAACTCGCCATGGGAGACCCCATCTGCAGCTGAACACCAAGAGCGGTATGTCATCCCAGACCACCAGTATCAAACATATCGGAACCTTTGTAACATCTTTCCTGCTTACGTAGTCCATTCAGTAATGGAGAAGAACCCTCATTTGACAGACCCCCAACAACTTGCCGCTGTCATCGTTACAAAACTGAGGTCATGCCATTGA